A single genomic interval of Blastocatellia bacterium harbors:
- a CDS encoding DUF5615 family PIN-like protein translates to MKFLIDMPLSSRLAIWLAQQGHDAVHAHELSLARASDEVILKCAQREQRVLVTADLDYPRLLALTRAEGPGLILFRGGNYSEQEAVDRLRRTLEIIPHEELPTSIIVIEKERIRRRRLPLEPSP, encoded by the coding sequence GTGAAGTTCCTCATTGATATGCCGCTATCATCAAGGTTAGCTATCTGGCTCGCGCAACAGGGTCATGATGCTGTACATGCGCACGAGCTTAGCTTAGCTCGCGCTTCGGATGAAGTGATCTTGAAGTGCGCTCAAAGGGAGCAACGGGTGCTCGTGACGGCCGATTTGGACTATCCCCGTCTTCTGGCGTTGACACGAGCGGAAGGGCCGGGCCTGATCCTCTTCCGTGGCGGGAATTACAGTGAGCAGGAAGCCGTAGACCGTCTCAGGCGAACTCTCGAAATCATTCCGCACGAGGAGTTGCCAACCTCCATCATTGTCATCGAGAAGGAGCGGATTCGTCGGAGACGGCTTCCGCTTGAACCAAGCCCTTAA
- a CDS encoding DUF433 domain-containing protein, which translates to MKFERITVDPNVCTGKPCIRGLRFPVSRLLGLLASGETKETILTAYPYLEAEDIDEALRYAAFLAEEETVEFAR; encoded by the coding sequence ATGAAATTTGAACGCATTACAGTAGATCCGAATGTTTGCACGGGAAAGCCATGCATCCGTGGGCTTCGATTCCCGGTTTCGCGCTTGCTTGGACTCTTAGCCTCCGGAGAGACGAAGGAAACGATTCTCACGGCCTATCCCTACCTGGAAGCCGAGGACATTGATGAAGCCTTGCGCTATGCCGCTTTTCTAGCCGAAGAAGAGACAGTGGAGTTCGCTCGGTGA
- the ychF gene encoding redox-regulated ATPase YchF: MRVGIIGLPNVGKSTLFNALLHAQKAEVASYPFCTIDRNVGIIAVPDERLLLLAKIYRTNVTVPTTIEYVDIAGLVRGAHRGEGLGNQFLAHIREVDALVEVVRCFTAEGVAHVEGTLDPIRDIETVATELALADLATVTRRREKTAKLAKAGDKSALAELEILDRLQTALNEGTPVRRLTLTEAERAVVRELFLLTAKPKIYVANVAEADLTKENDLVGAVRRYAQAEGTEVVVLCAELEAGLVELTEDEAAQYLSSLGLTEPGVMELVRKTFQLLGLITFFTGNEKEVHAWAIRRGTRAPQAAGLIHSDMERGFIAAEVIPYKELVAAGSLARAREHGLIRLEGKDYIVQEGDVIYFRFHV; encoded by the coding sequence CTGCGAGTAGGCATCATCGGACTACCCAATGTGGGGAAGTCCACGCTCTTTAATGCTCTGCTCCATGCGCAGAAGGCTGAGGTGGCCAGCTATCCCTTCTGCACGATTGACCGGAATGTGGGAATCATCGCGGTACCTGACGAACGCCTTCTTCTTTTGGCCAAGATCTATCGTACGAACGTAACGGTCCCCACGACGATTGAGTACGTTGACATCGCCGGACTCGTCCGGGGAGCGCATCGAGGCGAAGGCTTGGGGAACCAGTTCCTCGCTCATATCCGGGAGGTGGATGCCCTTGTCGAAGTCGTTCGTTGCTTTACCGCCGAAGGTGTGGCCCACGTGGAGGGAACTCTCGATCCGATTCGTGACATCGAGACGGTGGCAACAGAACTCGCTCTGGCCGATCTCGCTACCGTTACCCGACGGCGGGAAAAGACGGCGAAACTCGCAAAGGCAGGGGACAAGTCGGCTTTGGCTGAGCTTGAGATTCTCGACCGGCTTCAGACGGCATTGAACGAGGGGACTCCGGTTCGACGGCTGACTCTGACCGAGGCTGAACGTGCGGTCGTGCGCGAACTCTTCCTGCTGACAGCCAAGCCGAAGATTTACGTGGCTAACGTGGCCGAGGCCGATCTGACCAAGGAGAATGATCTCGTCGGTGCTGTCCGCCGGTATGCCCAAGCCGAAGGGACAGAAGTTGTTGTCCTCTGTGCCGAGTTGGAAGCCGGCTTAGTTGAGCTTACGGAGGATGAGGCTGCTCAGTATCTGTCGAGTCTTGGTTTGACGGAACCGGGTGTGATGGAGCTGGTACGAAAAACATTTCAGCTTCTCGGGCTGATTACCTTTTTCACCGGCAATGAGAAGGAAGTTCATGCGTGGGCCATCCGGCGCGGAACCAGAGCGCCTCAGGCTGCCGGGCTCATCCATTCGGACATGGAGCGCGGGTTCATCGCTGCCGAAGTTATCCCCTATAAGGAGCTGGTTGCAGCAGGGTCGCTCGCGCGGGCGCGTGAACACGGCTTGATTCGCCTGGAGGGGAAGGACTACATCGTTCAGGAAGGCGACGTCATCTATTTCCGCTTCCATGTCTAA
- a CDS encoding MBL fold metallo-hydrolase yields the protein MELQFLGATQTVTGSKFVLRTEDCCVLVDCGLFQGLKELRQRNWEPLPLSPDDLDAVILTHAHIDHTGYVPRLVRQGYEGLIFGSRATVDLCRLLLPDSAMLQEEDARHANRQGYSKHSPALPLYTVKDAKAALRLMKSVPYGTPVRLSSSLEFQFIPAGHILGSSFVSVTCRVNRRTEHRILFTGDLGRYNEPVLNDPTPAPDADYLIIESTYGDRLHSNEDPKARLEEIITATAGRGGQVIIPAFAIGRTQHLLYLLRELEAEGRIPILPVRVDSPMAVDATEKYLAHTEDHDLDMKALLAQGKNPFRTHDFQLCRSQRASQALLRDHRPMIIISASGMATGGRILHHLRARLPDERTTVIFVGFQAEGTRGRRLLEGESEIKIHGEMVPVRARIERIDSLSAHADQGEILRWLSTLRRPPRQTFIVHGEPQASRSLAGKIEGEMGWKVTIPSLGETVRLDG from the coding sequence ATTGAGCTTCAATTTCTCGGCGCTACCCAAACGGTCACTGGTTCGAAATTCGTTCTCCGCACGGAGGATTGCTGCGTCCTTGTGGACTGCGGACTGTTTCAGGGCTTGAAGGAGTTGCGGCAACGCAACTGGGAGCCCCTTCCGCTCTCACCTGACGACCTGGATGCCGTCATCCTCACGCATGCTCACATTGATCACACGGGATACGTTCCTCGCCTCGTTCGCCAGGGCTATGAGGGCCTCATTTTCGGCAGTCGGGCCACGGTTGATCTGTGTCGGCTGCTTCTGCCCGACTCAGCCATGCTCCAGGAGGAAGATGCCCGCCACGCAAACCGTCAGGGCTACAGCAAGCACAGTCCCGCTCTACCCCTCTACACGGTGAAGGATGCGAAAGCTGCTCTCCGTTTAATGAAGAGTGTGCCCTACGGTACTCCGGTTCGCCTGTCATCCTCGCTGGAATTCCAGTTCATCCCCGCCGGTCACATTCTCGGTTCCAGCTTTGTGAGCGTCACCTGTCGTGTGAATCGCCGCACCGAGCATCGCATCCTGTTCACGGGGGACCTGGGGCGATACAACGAGCCGGTGTTGAACGATCCGACCCCAGCGCCCGATGCCGATTACCTCATCATCGAATCCACCTACGGCGATCGGCTCCACAGCAACGAGGATCCAAAGGCTCGCCTGGAAGAGATCATCACCGCCACCGCCGGTCGGGGCGGACAGGTGATCATTCCGGCTTTTGCCATAGGGCGAACTCAACATCTGCTCTATTTGTTGCGGGAGTTAGAGGCAGAAGGGCGGATTCCCATTCTCCCCGTCCGTGTGGATAGTCCTATGGCCGTTGATGCCACGGAAAAATATCTGGCGCATACCGAAGATCATGATCTCGATATGAAGGCCCTTCTGGCTCAAGGCAAGAATCCCTTCCGCACCCACGACTTTCAACTGTGTCGGTCGCAGCGAGCATCACAGGCACTTCTTCGGGATCACCGTCCGATGATCATTATCTCCGCCAGCGGTATGGCCACCGGCGGACGGATTCTTCATCATCTTCGCGCGCGATTGCCCGATGAGCGGACGACCGTTATCTTTGTCGGATTTCAAGCGGAGGGGACGCGCGGACGCCGTCTGCTGGAGGGAGAGTCGGAGATCAAGATCCATGGTGAGATGGTCCCCGTTCGCGCCCGCATCGAGCGGATTGATAGCCTCTCGGCTCACGCCGACCAGGGCGAAATTTTGCGCTGGCTGAGCACACTGCGCAGGCCGCCACGACAGACCTTCATCGTTCACGGCGAACCTCAGGCCAGCCGGTCGCTCGCCGGGAAGATTGAAGGCGAGATGGGATGGAAAGTAACCATCCCTTCTCTCGGCGAAACAGTGAGGCTTGACGGATAA
- a CDS encoding glycosyltransferase family 1 protein, whose protein sequence is MRLGMLMRSVDAPSHRVYRENLARILVASGIHVIPMRRRGRIPPDCDLVWDPGLGMRPIPPILRESRVPVIVTFHGARIFSSAYVPKAEWVVARIYHPWLKARILRDRRWFREIVTAVIAPSRFAAQEASEVFDVPLERVHVVPHGVDHALFRPDGDVLVRERPYLVHIFGGNPMKNTERVLAAYARLPESSRPDLIVLSPWDWRMLAMFRIRGVKVIRRLLPQTELAAWYRGALGLVAPSLRETFGLTLVEAMACGCPVVTSNRTGCAEVVGEAGLLVDPYSVDEIAEAMRRLITEDSLRQQLREQGFRRAQAFSWSRSAAEHARIFSHVVGGSSSYRSSSD, encoded by the coding sequence ATGCGCCTGGGCATGCTGATGCGTTCGGTGGACGCTCCCAGTCATCGGGTGTATCGGGAAAACCTGGCGAGGATCCTTGTGGCTTCGGGAATTCACGTAATCCCGATGCGCAGGAGGGGGCGGATTCCTCCCGATTGCGACCTGGTCTGGGATCCCGGCCTGGGAATGCGCCCGATTCCCCCGATCTTACGGGAAAGCCGTGTTCCCGTCATTGTGACGTTCCACGGAGCGCGTATCTTCTCGTCTGCTTATGTCCCGAAGGCAGAATGGGTGGTCGCCCGCATTTATCACCCCTGGCTGAAGGCTCGAATCCTGCGAGATCGAAGGTGGTTTCGAGAGATCGTAACGGCAGTGATCGCACCTTCGCGATTCGCCGCGCAGGAAGCTTCGGAAGTTTTCGATGTCCCACTTGAGAGAGTTCATGTCGTCCCGCACGGCGTTGACCACGCGCTGTTCAGGCCGGACGGAGACGTCCTCGTGCGCGAGCGCCCGTATCTGGTTCATATCTTCGGGGGAAACCCGATGAAAAACACCGAGCGAGTTCTCGCAGCGTATGCCCGGCTGCCGGAATCCTCTCGCCCCGATCTCATCGTGCTCTCGCCCTGGGATTGGCGCATGCTAGCGATGTTTCGAATTCGGGGAGTGAAGGTCATCCGACGGCTTCTTCCCCAGACCGAGCTTGCCGCGTGGTATCGAGGGGCATTGGGACTCGTCGCGCCTTCGCTGCGGGAAACGTTCGGTCTCACGCTCGTGGAAGCGATGGCCTGTGGATGTCCGGTGGTCACGTCCAACCGCACGGGTTGCGCCGAAGTCGTGGGGGAAGCGGGACTGCTGGTGGACCCGTATTCGGTGGATGAGATCGCTGAAGCGATGCGACGGTTGATCACAGAGGATTCCCTGCGGCAGCAGTTGCGGGAGCAGGGGTTTAGGCGCGCCCAGGCGTTCAGTTGGAGCCGCTCAGCCGCTGAGCATGCGCGGATATTTTCGCACGTGGTAGGTGGATCCTCGTCCTATCGGTCTTCGTCGGACTGA
- a CDS encoding SDR family oxidoreductase codes for MDLGLKDRVALVTAASRGLGRAVAEGLAREGAAIVMCSRSQEAIERAAQEIHHITGTPVLAVQADVTREQDISRLVTLALDRFQRVDILVCNAGGPPSGPFLNFSTDDWRRAIELNLLSTIMLCRAVVPRMKEHRWGRIINITSVAAKQPIDGLILSNAVRPGVHGFAKSLARELAPYNITVNCVCPGYTRTERVVELAQKMAASEGISVEDIYRRWESLIPMKRLAEPREFSDLVVFLASERASYITGASIQVDGGFIAGIF; via the coding sequence ATGGATCTGGGATTGAAAGATCGGGTCGCACTCGTTACGGCAGCAAGCAGGGGATTAGGTCGAGCGGTCGCTGAAGGATTAGCCCGGGAAGGAGCAGCCATCGTTATGTGCTCCCGTTCTCAAGAGGCTATAGAGCGCGCCGCCCAGGAGATTCATCACATCACGGGAACCCCGGTTCTCGCCGTCCAGGCCGATGTCACGCGCGAGCAAGACATCTCGCGCCTGGTCACGCTCGCGCTCGATCGGTTTCAAAGGGTAGATATTCTCGTCTGCAATGCCGGTGGTCCCCCGAGCGGCCCCTTTCTGAATTTTTCCACCGATGACTGGAGGCGGGCCATCGAACTGAATCTGCTCAGCACGATCATGCTCTGTCGCGCTGTTGTGCCCCGGATGAAAGAACACCGATGGGGGCGCATTATCAACATCACGTCGGTGGCGGCCAAGCAACCCATTGACGGACTGATTCTCTCCAATGCCGTTCGTCCCGGCGTTCACGGGTTCGCCAAGAGTTTGGCCAGAGAACTCGCTCCGTACAACATCACGGTCAATTGCGTCTGTCCCGGTTACACGCGAACCGAACGGGTTGTCGAACTGGCCCAGAAGATGGCCGCCAGTGAGGGGATTTCCGTGGAAGACATCTACCGCCGATGGGAAAGCCTTATCCCCATGAAGCGCCTGGCTGAGCCCCGGGAATTCAGCGATCTGGTTGTGTTCCTCGCTTCCGAGCGAGCCAGCTATATCACGGGCGCGTCCATTCAGGTAGATGGTGGGTTCATCGCTGGGATCTTCTGA